One Brassica napus cultivar Da-Ae chromosome C2, Da-Ae, whole genome shotgun sequence DNA window includes the following coding sequences:
- the LOC106385552 gene encoding brassinosteroid-responsive RING protein 1, with protein MGLSYGSTGVIIVGVILNDLMKEVCSFLDLTRLFGLYSSEASGSINKIPMEDILPATKFEDMSRVNPPESCGICQDEFEGGDQVRSLRNCAHVFHKTCIDRWIHDDKMTCPLCRTLIIPDFYFFRL; from the coding sequence ATGGGCCTTTCTTACGGCAGCACCGGAGTTATAATCGTTGGAGTTATTCTGAATGATCTTATGAAAGAGGTTTGTTCTTTTCTTGACCTAACTCGTTTGTTTGGTCTTTATTCGTCGGAAGCTTCGGGAAGCATAAACAAGATTCCGATGGAAGATATACTTCCAGCTACGAAATTTGAGGATATGTCACGGGTGAATCCGCCGGAGAGCTGTGGGATATGTCAAGATGAGTTCGAAGGTGGTGATCAAGTCCGGTCTTTGAGGAATTGCGCTCATGTTTTTCACAAGACATGTATTGACCGTTGGATCCATGACGACAAGATGACTTGTCCTTTGTGTAGGACCCTAATCATCCCTGATTTCTATTTCTTTCGCTTGTAA